Proteins found in one Oribacterium sp. oral taxon 102 genomic segment:
- a CDS encoding SPL family radical SAM protein, giving the protein MEAFSHIYIEERLLGSGRALQILSHFPNAAVIPIGHYKDVFNRHGQDIALQHRYQNLILAEKHGKLVYPGAPVCQSFGNQHFYYTSCAVNCFFDCEYCYLKGMYPSGNLLLFLNIEEIFQELRVLLRAHPVYLSVSYDTDLLALHEIFPYARLWAELVKTEPGLTVELRTKSGALSYWKELRAVFGETGDGRERLITAFTLSPEYIIREYEHRTGTLRTRLRSARAGLALGMPVRLCFDPMIYCPDWRAQYEALLREVFRALPTEQLRDVSIGSFRISESYLRNIRRAFPRSAVVQYPYENDHGVCHYSAALTEEMEGFLFGLLRERLPEERIFRWRE; this is encoded by the coding sequence ATGGAAGCATTTTCACACATCTATATAGAGGAACGCCTGCTCGGGAGCGGGCGGGCTCTGCAGATTCTCTCGCATTTTCCGAATGCGGCGGTGATTCCGATTGGGCATTATAAGGATGTCTTCAACCGGCACGGACAGGACATCGCGCTGCAGCACAGATACCAGAACCTGATTCTCGCGGAGAAGCATGGGAAGCTGGTCTATCCGGGCGCGCCGGTCTGCCAGAGCTTCGGGAATCAGCATTTCTACTATACCTCCTGTGCGGTAAACTGTTTCTTCGACTGTGAATATTGCTACCTGAAGGGGATGTACCCATCCGGCAATCTCCTGCTTTTTCTGAATATCGAGGAAATATTTCAGGAGCTTCGGGTGCTGCTTCGGGCACATCCGGTTTACCTCTCCGTTTCCTATGATACAGATTTGCTCGCACTGCATGAAATCTTTCCCTATGCGAGGCTGTGGGCGGAGCTGGTGAAGACAGAGCCGGGCCTCACCGTGGAGCTTCGCACGAAGTCTGGTGCGCTTTCGTACTGGAAGGAGTTGCGCGCTGTGTTTGGAGAGACGGGAGACGGCAGGGAGCGTCTGATTACCGCCTTCACCCTTTCTCCGGAGTACATCATCCGGGAGTATGAGCATCGTACGGGGACGCTCCGGACCCGGCTCCGGAGCGCCCGCGCGGGGCTTGCATTGGGGATGCCGGTACGGCTCTGCTTCGACCCGATGATTTACTGTCCGGACTGGCGGGCGCAGTATGAGGCGCTGCTGCGGGAGGTCTTCCGTGCACTCCCGACGGAGCAGCTTCGGGATGTGAGTATCGGCTCCTTCCGTATCTCCGAGAGCTATCTCAGGAATATACGGCGTGCCTTCCCCCGTTCGGCGGTAGTGCAGTATCCGTATGAGAATGACCATGGCGTCTGCCATTACAGTGCGGCGCTGACCGAGGAGATGGAG
- the ppk1 gene encoding polyphosphate kinase 1 — translation MGKGEKTESYFKNRELSWLQFNERVLNEAGNPRVPLGERLSFASIYQTNLDEFFMVRVGTLMVQMQSREKVRENKTGLTAAEQVKRIVKQVKRLEKKKRLIYEQLMGELEPEHLHLINFQKLSKTEQVQLEQYFDRAIRPYLSPMLVGRQQPFPFLQNRELYAVVLLGTKSGNRKIGVVPCSNPVFKRLIEIPGRRGYLMLSEELILHFVSKLYPQYQILEKSIVRVTRNADIDANDIYDEDLDYRGIMEQLLKKRSRLNPVRLELSRDMNKAVRKKIAEYLDIPESHIIRSETPLELSFVFQLQSYLRERPALFYQKRSPRYSAMLNRSESVLSQVERQDVLLSYPYESMRGFLTLLKDAAEDPQVESIKITLYRVANHSQIVDVLCDAAENGKQVLVLVELRARFDEANNIDMSRRLEDSGCQIIYGLGEYKVHSKLCLITKRGEKGILRYITQIGTGNYNEKTALLYTDLCLMTANQEIGRDAAEVFRCLMLGETVRDVGLLLVAPNCLQNRILELIEREIRKAAAGRPAYIGIKINSLTDKAIIQKLAEASRAGVRIEMIVRGICCLIPGIPGETEHIRIVSIVGRYLEHARIYRFGIGTEEKIYISSADFMTRNTLRRVEVAAPILEERLKERIRHIFELEMRDDEKGKELAEDGMYYDRALHAEGNRVNSQEILYQEAYGSAESK, via the coding sequence ATGGGAAAGGGAGAAAAGACGGAGAGCTACTTTAAAAATCGGGAGCTGTCATGGCTTCAGTTCAACGAGCGTGTACTGAATGAGGCGGGGAACCCCAGGGTGCCGCTCGGGGAGAGACTGAGCTTCGCTTCGATCTACCAGACCAATCTGGACGAGTTCTTCATGGTTCGCGTCGGGACGCTGATGGTGCAGATGCAGTCGCGGGAGAAGGTACGGGAGAACAAGACGGGACTCACGGCGGCGGAGCAGGTGAAGCGCATCGTCAAACAGGTGAAGCGGCTGGAAAAGAAGAAGCGGCTGATCTATGAGCAGCTGATGGGAGAGCTGGAGCCGGAGCACCTGCACCTCATCAATTTCCAGAAGCTGTCGAAGACGGAGCAGGTGCAGCTCGAGCAGTATTTCGACCGGGCGATTCGCCCCTATCTCTCCCCGATGCTTGTCGGGAGGCAGCAGCCCTTTCCTTTCCTGCAAAACCGTGAGCTTTACGCGGTGGTTCTGCTCGGGACGAAGAGCGGAAACAGGAAGATCGGTGTGGTGCCCTGCTCCAATCCGGTTTTCAAACGGCTGATCGAGATTCCGGGGCGGCGCGGTTATCTGATGCTTTCGGAGGAGCTGATCCTGCACTTCGTTTCGAAGCTTTATCCGCAGTATCAGATCCTGGAGAAGTCTATCGTGCGGGTGACAAGGAATGCGGATATCGATGCCAATGATATCTACGACGAGGATCTGGACTACCGCGGGATCATGGAGCAGCTTCTGAAAAAAAGAAGTCGTCTGAACCCTGTGCGTTTGGAGCTGTCCCGCGATATGAACAAGGCGGTCAGGAAGAAGATCGCGGAATATCTGGATATCCCGGAGAGCCATATCATCCGCTCGGAGACGCCGCTGGAGCTTTCCTTTGTATTTCAGCTTCAGAGCTACCTCAGGGAGAGACCGGCGCTGTTCTATCAGAAACGCTCCCCGCGCTACAGTGCGATGCTGAATCGAAGCGAGTCGGTGCTTTCACAGGTGGAGCGGCAGGATGTGCTCCTCTCCTACCCCTATGAGAGCATGAGAGGCTTCCTCACGCTGCTGAAGGATGCAGCGGAGGATCCGCAGGTGGAGTCCATCAAGATCACGCTTTACCGGGTGGCGAATCACAGCCAGATCGTGGACGTGCTCTGCGACGCGGCGGAGAATGGCAAGCAGGTGCTCGTGCTGGTCGAGCTTCGGGCGCGCTTCGACGAGGCGAATAATATAGATATGTCGCGTCGGTTGGAGGACAGCGGCTGTCAGATCATCTATGGGCTCGGGGAGTACAAGGTGCATTCGAAGCTCTGCCTGATCACGAAGCGGGGCGAGAAGGGGATACTGCGCTACATTACCCAGATCGGAACCGGCAACTACAATGAGAAGACGGCGCTGCTGTATACGGATCTCTGTCTGATGACTGCAAATCAGGAGATCGGCAGAGATGCGGCGGAGGTTTTCCGTTGTCTGATGCTGGGGGAAACAGTGCGGGACGTCGGCCTCCTGCTGGTTGCGCCGAACTGTCTGCAGAATCGGATTCTCGAGCTGATCGAGAGGGAAATCCGGAAGGCGGCGGCGGGCAGGCCTGCTTATATCGGCATCAAGATCAATTCACTCACGGACAAGGCGATCATTCAGAAACTGGCGGAGGCATCGAGGGCAGGTGTCCGGATCGAGATGATCGTTCGGGGGATCTGCTGTCTGATCCCGGGCATCCCGGGGGAGACGGAGCATATCCGGATCGTGAGTATCGTGGGACGATATCTCGAGCATGCGCGGATCTACCGCTTCGGCATCGGTACGGAGGAAAAGATCTACATTTCCTCCGCGGATTTCATGACGAGGAATACGCTCCGGAGGGTCGAGGTCGCCGCGCCGATTCTGGAGGAGCGGCTGAAAGAGCGAATCCGCCATATCTTCGAACTGGAAATGCGGGACGACGAGAAGGGAAAGGAGCTCGCGGAGGACGGCATGTACTATGACCGCGCGCTGCATGCGGAGGGAAATCGTGTGAATTCGCAGGAAATCCTCTACCAGGAGGCATACGGAAGCGCGGAATCCAAGTAG
- a CDS encoding aldo/keto reductase gives MRTEQGLQQLLLEKGVGCIAYSPLAQMALAWVLRGSGVTSALIGASSTSQLRENAGALEGMDFTAEELARIDRILREEPGTMPT, from the coding sequence ATGCGGACGGAGCAGGGACTTCAGCAGCTTCTCCTCGAGAAGGGCGTGGGCTGCATTGCCTACAGTCCGCTCGCACAGATGGCGCTTGCCTGGGTGCTTCGCGGCTCTGGGGTGACGAGTGCGCTGATTGGTGCGAGCAGCACATCACAGCTTCGGGAGAATGCCGGTGCACTGGAAGGAATGGATTTCACGGCGGAGGAGCTTGCCCGCATTGACCGGATCCTCCGGGAAGAGCCGGGAACGATGCCGACATAG
- a CDS encoding M18 family aminopeptidase has protein sequence MGETKERTDAMDINEKLMNFLDRSPNAFWAVHNMAEELTDAGFTRLYEGAEWELGAGGSYFVTRNDSALIAFRLPKSRLRGFQMMASHADSPVFKIKTNAEIEIDKKYVKLNVEKYGGMLCAPWLDRPLSVAGRVVVETETGIESRLINIDRDLLLIPNLAIHMNRQVNDGYVYNAQTDMLPLFGSGVPKGEFLKLVAEAANAAPEQVLDTDLFLYNRMRASRFGLHGEFIGSGRLDDLQCAFASLQGLLLSEPRESAAVHIVLDNEEVGSGTKQGAAGSFLRDTLRRIQFSLGGGEEDYLRALCSSFLASADNAHAVHPNHTDKSDPTNRPYLNEGIVIKYSANQKYTTDAVSGAIFRSLCRRAGVPVQSFTNRSDMLGGSTLGNISNTQVALNTVDIGLPQLAMHSPYETAGAKDTEYLVRAAKELFSSDIEGRGDGSYRLRP, from the coding sequence ATGGGAGAAACAAAGGAGAGGACAGACGCGATGGATATCAATGAAAAACTGATGAATTTTCTGGATCGGAGCCCGAATGCGTTTTGGGCAGTTCATAATATGGCAGAGGAGCTTACGGATGCGGGCTTCACGCGGCTCTACGAGGGAGCGGAATGGGAGCTCGGCGCAGGCGGCAGCTACTTCGTGACGCGGAACGACTCGGCACTGATCGCCTTCCGTCTCCCGAAGAGCCGTCTTAGAGGCTTCCAGATGATGGCGAGCCATGCGGACTCTCCGGTATTTAAAATTAAGACGAACGCGGAGATCGAGATCGACAAGAAATATGTAAAGCTGAATGTGGAGAAGTATGGCGGGATGCTTTGCGCGCCGTGGCTGGATCGGCCGCTCTCTGTGGCGGGACGCGTTGTGGTGGAGACGGAGACGGGCATAGAGAGCCGGCTCATCAACATTGACCGGGATCTGCTGTTGATCCCGAACCTTGCGATCCATATGAACCGGCAGGTGAATGATGGCTATGTCTACAATGCGCAGACGGATATGCTTCCGCTCTTCGGCTCGGGCGTGCCGAAGGGAGAGTTCCTGAAGCTCGTCGCAGAGGCGGCGAATGCAGCGCCTGAGCAGGTGCTGGATACTGACCTTTTCCTCTATAACAGGATGAGGGCGAGCCGCTTCGGACTGCACGGGGAGTTCATCGGCAGCGGCAGGCTGGACGATCTCCAGTGTGCCTTCGCCTCTCTGCAGGGACTTCTGCTTTCGGAGCCACGGGAGAGTGCGGCGGTGCATATTGTACTGGACAATGAGGAGGTCGGCAGCGGCACGAAGCAGGGGGCGGCAGGCAGCTTCCTCCGCGACACGCTGCGGAGAATACAGTTTTCTCTGGGCGGCGGGGAGGAGGACTATCTCCGCGCACTCTGCTCGAGCTTTCTGGCTTCCGCTGACAATGCGCACGCGGTGCACCCGAATCACACCGACAAGTCAGATCCGACGAACCGCCCATATCTGAATGAGGGCATCGTTATCAAATACAGTGCGAACCAGAAGTATACGACAGACGCGGTATCCGGCGCGATCTTCCGAAGCCTCTGCCGGCGTGCCGGCGTGCCGGTGCAGAGCTTCACGAACCGCTCGGATATGCTCGGCGGTTCCACGCTCGGCAATATTTCCAATACGCAGGTCGCCCTCAATACCGTAGACATCGGACTGCCGCAGCTTGCAATGCATTCTCCCTATGAGACGGCAGGCGCGAAGGATACGGAGTATCTGGTCCGGGCGGCGAAGGAGCTCTTCTCCTCGGATATTGAGGGAAGAGGCGATGGCAGCTACCGGCTGCGCCCCTGA
- a CDS encoding GGDEF domain-containing protein → MLTLPGWAFLNSYNIIVLALLLYFNEWNRQKTRQILSFRRLLHALLLTMLGDSLSRLPNDLPQFILSAHISNFMVYALDPICYCCIIAYIEACANLERPSFFTRFLWRPLAAVNLLLLLFNVLFHVPLFYYLKGSSYHRGILYTHRAVVMLSLCIAMEGFIFVHRKDFQKSYFLPLALFPLLSLFFGILQVIFLGASFQYMGLTLSCLLLFIYIQNRDINEDYLTGVLNRRGFYSTLDYAIKDRRSRILAVIMLDLDKFKLINDRFGHQAGDQALIDLSLILRACFRRTDTIGRFGGDEFCVLVPLKETTELEAILQRLREGVAQFNEARSRPYLLEISLGAAVYSPARWHDVDSFLGHVDALLYEEKERHHALP, encoded by the coding sequence ATGCTTACTTTACCCGGCTGGGCATTCCTAAACTCCTATAATATAATCGTGCTCGCCCTTCTTCTGTATTTTAATGAGTGGAACCGGCAGAAAACACGGCAGATCCTCTCCTTTCGCAGGCTGCTCCATGCTCTGCTCCTGACGATGCTCGGAGACAGCCTTTCCCGGCTGCCGAACGACCTTCCGCAGTTCATCCTTTCCGCACATATCAGCAACTTCATGGTCTATGCTCTGGATCCGATCTGTTACTGCTGCATCATCGCCTATATCGAGGCCTGCGCCAATCTGGAGAGGCCGAGCTTCTTCACTCGCTTCCTCTGGCGTCCGCTCGCTGCTGTCAACCTCCTGCTGCTTCTGTTCAACGTGCTTTTTCATGTGCCGCTCTTCTACTATCTGAAGGGCAGCAGCTACCACAGAGGGATACTCTACACCCACCGCGCTGTCGTCATGCTTTCGCTCTGCATCGCGATGGAGGGCTTCATCTTCGTGCACAGGAAGGATTTCCAGAAGTCCTATTTCCTTCCTCTCGCCCTCTTCCCCCTGCTTAGCCTCTTTTTCGGCATCCTGCAGGTGATTTTCCTCGGCGCATCCTTCCAGTACATGGGGCTCACACTTTCCTGTCTCCTGCTCTTCATCTATATCCAGAACCGGGACATCAATGAGGATTATCTCACCGGTGTTCTGAACCGCCGCGGGTTCTACAGCACGCTGGACTATGCAATCAAGGACAGACGCAGCCGCATTCTCGCTGTCATTATGTTGGATCTCGACAAGTTCAAGCTCATCAACGACCGCTTCGGGCATCAGGCAGGGGATCAGGCGCTGATCGATCTCTCCCTGATTCTGCGCGCCTGTTTCCGGCGCACTGATACCATCGGCCGCTTCGGCGGAGATGAGTTCTGCGTCCTTGTTCCGCTGAAGGAGACGACCGAGCTGGAGGCTATTCTGCAGCGGCTTCGGGAAGGCGTCGCACAGTTTAATGAAGCCCGTTCCCGTCCCTACCTCCTCGAGATCAGTCTGGGTGCCGCCGTTTACAGCCCGGCACGCTGGCACGACGTGGACAGCTTCCTCGGCCATGTCGATGCACTGCTCTATGAGGAGAAGGAGAGGCATCATGCTCTGCCGTAA
- the selD gene encoding selenide, water dikinase SelD, with amino-acid sequence MAKENIKLTKLTECSGCGAKVGAGELAKLLGNLKVREDPNLLVGFERSDDASVYKISETLAIVQTVDFFPPIADDPYTFGAIAAANALSDVYAMGGEPKTALNVMMVPEDMPKEQVQEILRGGYDKVYEAGAIITGGHSIYDREPKYGMAVTGFVDPEKMLTNAGAKAGDILLYTKPIGIGVLTTAAKGGLLNSEEIRPVEELMMTLNKYARDIMVRYPVHACTDVTGFALLGHLLEMAEGSDTEIHVDTSGLRFLPEAESYARMGVLPAGVYRNRHFAECRVEAGELRLSLQDLLYDPQTSGGLMIAAAPERAEELLAALREAPGVPAAFPVGEVRTYRGGKRIFLH; translated from the coding sequence ATGGCAAAGGAAAATATCAAACTGACGAAGCTCACGGAATGCTCCGGCTGCGGCGCGAAGGTGGGAGCCGGAGAGCTGGCGAAGCTGCTGGGAAATCTCAAGGTACGGGAAGATCCCAACCTGCTGGTGGGCTTTGAGCGCAGCGACGATGCCTCGGTATATAAGATCTCGGAGACGCTGGCGATCGTGCAGACCGTGGACTTCTTTCCGCCGATCGCGGATGATCCTTATACCTTCGGAGCGATCGCGGCGGCAAATGCCCTATCGGACGTCTATGCGATGGGCGGCGAGCCGAAGACGGCGCTGAACGTGATGATGGTTCCCGAGGATATGCCGAAGGAGCAGGTGCAGGAGATCCTGCGGGGCGGCTATGACAAGGTTTATGAGGCGGGGGCCATCATTACCGGCGGACACAGCATCTATGATCGGGAGCCGAAGTACGGAATGGCGGTGACGGGCTTCGTGGATCCGGAGAAAATGCTGACCAATGCCGGTGCGAAGGCAGGCGATATTCTCCTCTACACGAAGCCGATCGGGATCGGCGTGCTGACGACCGCCGCGAAGGGCGGACTTTTGAACAGCGAAGAGATCCGACCTGTGGAGGAGCTGATGATGACGCTGAACAAATATGCCCGGGATATCATGGTACGCTATCCGGTGCATGCCTGCACGGATGTGACCGGCTTCGCACTGCTCGGGCATCTGCTCGAGATGGCGGAGGGCTCGGATACGGAGATCCATGTCGATACCTCCGGGCTCCGCTTCCTGCCCGAGGCGGAGAGCTATGCACGGATGGGCGTGCTGCCGGCGGGCGTTTACCGGAACCGGCATTTCGCCGAATGCAGGGTAGAGGCGGGGGAGCTCAGGCTGTCCCTGCAGGATCTCCTCTATGATCCGCAGACCTCGGGCGGGCTGATGATTGCGGCCGCACCGGAGAGGGCGGAGGAGCTGCTGGCGGCGCTTCGGGAGGCTCCGGGCGTGCCCGCAGCCTTCCCGGTCGGAGAGGTCAGAACCTATCGCGGCGGGAAACGGATATTCCTTCATTAA
- the yqeB gene encoding selenium-dependent molybdenum cofactor biosynthesis protein YqeB — protein MENLVYIRGAGDLASGIAVRLYRARQRIVMADLPIPTAVRRTVAFSEAIRLGEMTIEGIRGRYARDIAEAERILSEGDIAVLADPTKESIRTMQPAMLVDAIIAKRNLGTEITDAPLVIGIGPGFTAGEDCHAVVETKRGHSLGRVLYQGSAIENTGVPGNIGGFSRERVMRAPADGTFHPTLEIGTLVHSGDICGMVDGIPMRTEIDGMVRGLLQDGVAVTKGMKSGDVDPRGEGVNFREASDKALAIGGGVLEAMLHFTSP, from the coding sequence ATGGAAAATCTGGTTTATATCCGCGGGGCGGGCGATCTCGCCAGCGGGATCGCCGTGCGGCTGTATCGTGCGAGGCAGAGGATCGTCATGGCGGATCTGCCGATACCGACTGCCGTGCGGCGGACGGTCGCCTTCTCGGAGGCGATCCGGCTCGGAGAGATGACGATAGAGGGGATTCGCGGCAGATATGCGAGGGATATCGCGGAGGCGGAGCGGATTCTCTCAGAGGGAGACATCGCGGTGCTTGCCGATCCGACGAAGGAGAGTATCCGCACAATGCAGCCCGCCATGCTGGTGGATGCCATCATTGCGAAGCGAAATCTGGGGACAGAGATTACGGATGCGCCGCTCGTTATCGGGATCGGGCCGGGCTTCACCGCGGGGGAGGACTGCCACGCCGTCGTGGAGACGAAGCGGGGGCACAGCCTCGGCAGGGTGCTCTATCAGGGCTCCGCGATCGAGAATACCGGCGTTCCGGGGAATATCGGAGGCTTCTCGAGAGAGCGTGTGATGCGCGCGCCGGCGGACGGCACCTTCCATCCGACGCTGGAAATCGGGACGCTGGTGCATAGCGGGGATATCTGCGGGATGGTGGACGGCATCCCGATGCGGACGGAGATCGACGGTATGGTTCGCGGGCTTCTGCAGGACGGTGTAGCGGTGACGAAGGGGATGAAGAGCGGCGACGTGGATCCGAGAGGGGAGGGCGTGAACTTCCGCGAGGCATCGGACAAGGCGCTGGCGATCGGCGGCGGCGTACTGGAAGCGATGCTGCACTTTACGTCCCCCTGA
- the yqeC gene encoding selenium cofactor biosynthesis protein YqeC, with amino-acid sequence MNTEITNASFSSALQIRKGISAVIGSGGKTSLLRALSLELSREHTVILATSTHFLPFPHCPLLLSEEPEPEMLRARLADSPAGILCVARHAENGKLRSPALPFSVLAELADYVLVEADGSKRLPLKAHAAHEPVIPEGSRQCICVVGASGFYRKIGEVVHRPEHFLSLARKRFPELTIDSPAEPKHAAYVLTREGLADRVLLNQMELWGERVGEILREFAAHCPLPLTAASLLHEAL; translated from the coding sequence ATGAACACAGAAATCACAAACGCTTCCTTCTCTTCCGCCCTGCAGATCCGAAAGGGCATCAGCGCGGTCATCGGCAGCGGCGGGAAAACCAGCCTGCTGCGGGCGCTCTCTCTCGAGCTGTCCCGAGAGCACACGGTTATCCTCGCCACGAGCACGCATTTTCTGCCCTTCCCGCACTGCCCCCTCCTCCTCTCCGAGGAGCCGGAGCCGGAAATGCTCCGGGCGCGGCTCGCCGACTCCCCCGCGGGAATCCTGTGTGTCGCGCGTCATGCGGAAAATGGTAAGCTTCGCTCCCCTGCGCTCCCCTTCTCTGTCCTCGCGGAGCTCGCTGACTATGTACTCGTCGAAGCGGACGGCTCGAAGCGGCTGCCGCTCAAGGCGCACGCCGCACATGAGCCGGTCATCCCTGAGGGAAGCAGACAGTGCATCTGCGTTGTCGGCGCGAGCGGCTTCTACCGTAAAATAGGAGAGGTCGTTCATCGACCGGAGCACTTCCTCTCCCTCGCAAGAAAACGCTTCCCGGAGCTTACGATAGACAGTCCTGCCGAGCCGAAGCACGCCGCCTATGTTCTCACGAGAGAGGGACTTGCGGATCGGGTTCTTCTGAACCAGATGGAGCTTTGGGGAGAGCGCGTCGGCGAAATCCTCCGGGAATTCGCCGCACACTGTCCGCTCCCGCTGACCGCCGCCTCTCTCCTGCACGAAGCGCTGTAA
- a CDS encoding nucleotidyltransferase family protein → MREEGKSDREGKHTRMREAVPGEPALRLGMIVMASGWSRRFGRNKLLDRLAEKPMISYVLRELSGAVAVQNRRGSLSEIVSEELPSDRREQYGDRRLTLDTPIVVTRFPEVRSLAAAYGFRCIFHSDPDQSDTVRHGLSAPESAGWDGCMFLTGDQPMLSEASILRLVRAFRQNPDRVYRLSFNGEAGNPVIFPEKYFENLRNLTGDHGGGVLLKNGMIPAADICLVSADREFELWDVDTEEAQERLEKLLRRY, encoded by the coding sequence ATGAGGGAAGAGGGGAAGAGCGACCGGGAGGGGAAGCATACCCGCATGCGGGAAGCTGTGCCGGGAGAGCCGGCACTTCGTCTCGGGATGATCGTAATGGCATCCGGCTGGAGCCGGCGCTTCGGCAGGAATAAGCTTCTGGACCGGCTCGCTGAGAAGCCGATGATTTCCTATGTCCTGCGGGAGCTCTCCGGTGCGGTGGCAGTGCAGAATCGCCGCGGCTCCCTCAGTGAGATCGTATCAGAGGAGCTTCCGAGCGACCGCAGGGAGCAGTACGGTGACCGAAGGCTGACATTGGATACGCCGATTGTCGTGACACGTTTCCCGGAGGTGCGGAGTCTCGCGGCGGCGTATGGCTTCCGCTGCATTTTTCACAGTGACCCGGATCAGAGCGACACGGTTCGTCACGGACTGAGCGCGCCGGAAAGCGCGGGCTGGGACGGCTGCATGTTTTTGACCGGGGATCAGCCGATGCTCTCTGAGGCGTCGATCCTCCGACTCGTGCGTGCCTTCCGGCAGAACCCGGACAGGGTCTATCGTCTCAGCTTCAATGGGGAAGCAGGCAATCCGGTGATTTTTCCGGAGAAATATTTCGAAAATCTGCGAAATCTGACCGGAGATCACGGCGGCGGCGTCCTCCTGAAAAACGGGATGATTCCTGCGGCGGATATCTGTCTGGTCAGTGCGGATCGGGAGTTCGAGCTCTGGGATGTGGACACGGAGGAGGCGCAGGAGCGGCTGGAGAAGCTGCTGCGGCGCTACTGA
- a CDS encoding amidohydrolase family protein — MENRFVVKGNIYSSRTEKEIAVWENAYLLAEDGKVSGIFSYLPEQYQGLPCTDYGDAMIIPGMTDLHLHAPQYSFRGTNMDMELLDWLNTNTFPEESKYRDMDYAERGYTAFSEDLKYSGTTRAVIFATIHREATTLLMEKLEESGLCTYVGKVNMDRNSPDYLCERSAEESLESTRAWLRSIEGRFRRTLPILTPRFTPSCTDALMKGLGKLRGELSLPVQSHLSENVSEIAWVRELCPWSGCYGDTYDRFGLLRGAVMAHCVHSSEEEIALLKRTDAFIAHCPQSNTNLASGIAPIRRYLSQGLNVGLGTDVAGGANLSMFRAAADAIAVSKLRWRIQDQSLSPLSFPEAFYLATRGGGRFFGEVGRLEAGYEADFLVLREKKRSVRTQSPLERLEQFFYLAEENGGISAKYVQGRKLFG; from the coding sequence ATGGAGAATCGCTTTGTCGTAAAGGGAAACATCTACAGCAGCAGGACGGAGAAGGAGATTGCGGTATGGGAGAATGCGTATCTTCTGGCAGAGGATGGGAAGGTCAGCGGGATTTTTTCGTATCTTCCGGAGCAGTATCAGGGGCTTCCCTGCACGGACTATGGAGATGCCATGATTATCCCGGGAATGACGGATCTGCACCTGCACGCGCCGCAGTACAGCTTCCGCGGGACGAATATGGATATGGAGCTTCTGGACTGGCTGAATACCAATACCTTTCCGGAGGAGTCGAAGTACCGGGATATGGATTATGCGGAAAGGGGCTATACGGCGTTTTCAGAGGATCTGAAATATTCCGGGACGACCCGTGCCGTGATCTTCGCGACGATCCACCGGGAGGCAACGACGCTTCTGATGGAGAAGCTGGAGGAGAGCGGACTCTGCACCTATGTCGGCAAGGTTAATATGGATCGAAACAGCCCGGACTATCTGTGTGAGCGCTCGGCAGAGGAGTCGCTGGAGAGCACGAGAGCGTGGCTCCGGTCTATCGAGGGGCGCTTCCGGCGCACGCTGCCGATCCTGACGCCGCGCTTCACGCCGAGCTGTACGGATGCGCTGATGAAGGGGCTGGGGAAGCTCCGCGGGGAGCTTTCCCTTCCGGTACAGTCTCATCTCTCCGAAAATGTTTCCGAGATTGCCTGGGTGCGGGAGCTCTGCCCCTGGTCCGGCTGCTATGGGGACACCTATGACCGCTTCGGACTGCTGCGGGGCGCGGTCATGGCGCATTGCGTGCATTCTTCGGAGGAGGAAATCGCGCTTTTGAAGCGAACGGACGCCTTTATTGCGCATTGTCCGCAGTCCAATACGAACCTTGCCTCCGGCATCGCGCCGATCCGGCGCTATCTTTCGCAGGGACTCAATGTGGGACTGGGGACGGATGTCGCGGGCGGCGCCAATCTGTCTATGTTCCGCGCGGCGGCGGATGCGATTGCGGTATCGAAGCTTCGCTGGAGGATACAGGATCAGAGCCTGTCTCCGCTCAGCTTCCCCGAAGCATTCTACCTCGCGACCCGGGGTGGCGGACGCTTCTTCGGAGAGGTCGGGAGGCTGGAAGCCGGGTACGAGGCGGACTTCCTCGTGCTGCGGGAGAAGAAGCGGAGCGTCAGGACGCAGAGCCCGCTGGAGCGGCTGGAGCAGTTCTTCTATCTGGCGGAGGAGAATGGCGGGATTTCTGCGAAGTATGTACAGGGGAGGAAGCTTTTCGGCTGA